The genomic stretch GCCTGTGTGGCAACTATATAGATAACGTGAAGGCCTACACGCAAAAAGAAAAGGTCAAAAACCAATTTACGGGACAGGATGAGGAGCCGGACGAGAGGCTGATGCGGTCGATTGAGGAAAAGATTGAGATTCCCGAGTCGCGTAAGGATGATTTTCGTCGAGAGATTATGAATTATATTGGCGCTCTCTCCTTGGAGGGTAAAAAGTTTGATTATAAGACCAATGAACGACTCCACAAGGCATTGGAGCTGAAGCTGTTTGAAGATCAAAAAGACAGCATTAAGCTCACTTCTTTGGTTTCTTCTGTTGTAGATAAGGACACCCAGGAAAAAATCGACATCGTCAAAACCCGACTCATCAAAGAGTTCGGCTATGACGAGATTTCAGCTACCGATGTTCTCCATTATGTCGCCAGCATCTTCGCTCGGGGAGACGTGAAGGAGAAAAAGTAAGAGGAAGGCAGTTGTCTTGTGGGAATTCAGGAAGATAACAACCGGTTTCGGGATATTGTGCGCGGCCGGATAAAACAGAATTTCAAAAAATATGTCACCCATGGTGAGATGATTGGTAGACGGGAAAAGGAGTTTGTCAAAATTCCCATCCCATCTATTGATATTCCTCGATTTAAATACGGTCCAAAGCAGCAAGGAGGTGTCGGCCAGGGGCAGGGTCAGGCTGGAGATGCAGTCGATGGCGACCAGGCGGGCCAGGGGCAGGCAGGAGAGAGCCCTGGAGATCACTTTCTTGAGGTCGATGTTACAATAGATGAGTTGGCTGATATCCTGGGCGAGGAGCTGGCTCTTCCGCGAATTGAACCCAAGGGCAATAAAAATACCGATGTGACTTCGCTGAAGTACACTGGCCGGTCGCCGGTGGGCCCAGAGGGGCTTCGTCACTTTAAAGCTTCCTATAAAGAGGCTCTTAAAAGATCAATGGCGAGTGGCACCTATGACCCGGATGAGCCCTTTGTCGTGCCCATCCGGCGGGATATGCGCTACAAAACCTTTCGCAAGGTCGTAAAGCCGCAGGCCAACGCGGTCGTCATTTACATGATGGATGTTTCGGGTTCCATGGGGGACGAGCAGAAAGAAATTGTTCGAATGGAGAGTTTTTGGATAAATGCCTGGCTTAAGCGCAACTACAAGGGCTTGGAGACCAGGTTTATTATCCACGATGCTGCCGCCAAAGAGGTGGACGAGAAGACCTTTTTCAGCACCAGTGAGTCCGGCGGTACGCTTATCAGCTCAGCCTATAAGCTGTGCCAAAAGATCATCGAAGAGGATTACCCAATTAATGAGTGGAACATCTATCCGTTTCACTTCAGCGATGGAGACAATTGGAGTGGTGAAGATACACGCATGTGCCTGAATCTGCTTCAGAAGTTTTACTTTCCCCGAGTTAATATGTTTGGCTATGGACAGGTGGAAAGCAAGTACGGAAGTGGGCAGTTTTTAAAAGATCTTGAAAAGACATTCCCCAGCGAAGACCGCCTGGTCATTAGTAAGATCGAAAACAAGGACAAGATCCTAATGTCCATCAAGGACTTTTTGGGAAAAGGAAAGTGACCCATGGGTAATTTGACCTCCGAACTGGAACGGGAAAGAGTTAAAATTTGCCGATTAGCCAAAGAGGTGGGTCTAGACTGTTTTGAAACCATCTTCGAGATGGTTAATTACAAAGAGATGAATCAAATCGCTGCTTACGGTGGGTTTCCCGTTCGTTATCCCCACTGGCGATTTGGCATGGAATATGAGCAGCTGTCCAAGAGTTATGAGTACGGACTGTCCAAGATCTACGAGCTGGTGATCAATAACGATCCCTGTTATGCCTATTTGATGGAAGGTAATGAGTTTGTTGATCAAAAGTTGGTAATGGCCCACGTATATGGCCATTGCGACTTTTTTAAAAACAACCAGTGGTTTTCTCCTACCAATCGAAAAATGATGGATGCCATGGCTAATCACGGTACGCGGATTCGGCGCTATATGGACCGCTATGGTGTCGAAGTTGTGGAAGATTTCATCGACGTTTGCCTGAGTCTGGAAAATCTCATTGACCGCCACAGCCCATACGTCATGGATGCATCCAAGCCTGTCGAAAAGGATCCGGATGCCCCTGAAATTGAGAAAACCAGTGGGTTCAGACTTAGAGTTCATCGCGACTACATGGAAAAGTTTATCAATCCTCCAGAGGTCATTGCTGAGGCCAAGGCCAAGGCGGCGGAGCGAGAGCAATTTGAGCGGCGGCACTTCCCCCCTGAGCCAGCCCGCGATGTATTGAAGTTTTTAATGAGCTATGCGCCACTTGAGTCCTGGCAACAGGACGTGATGTCGATCATTCGTGAAGAGGCCTACTATTTTGCCCCTCAAGGCATGACAAAAATTATGAATGAAGGTTGGGCATCTTATTGGCACTCGAAGCTGATGACTGAAAAAATCGCCACAGCCGCCGAGATCGTTGATTTTGCTGATCGCCACAGTGGCACGATGGCCATGTCGCCCTCGGGATTTAATCCCTATAAGGTTGGTATTGAACTATTTAGGGATATCGAGTCTAGGTGGGACAAGGGGCGATACGGTAAGGAATGGGAAGAGTGTCAGGACATGAGTGCCCGCAAAGCCTGGGATACTGGGGAAAAACGGGGTCGCGATAAGATCTTTGAGGTTCGCCGAAACTACAATGATGTGACTTTCATTGACGAATATCTTACGGAAGAGTTTTGTGTGCAAAACCGGATGTTCGTGTACAAATTCAACAAACGCACCGGTCAGTTTGAGGTCGACACCAGAGATTTTAAGGCAATCAAGGCCAAGTTCCTATTTCAGTTAACAAACTTCGGCCAGCCCATTATCAATGTGATTGATGCCAATTTTGAAAACCGCGGAGAGCTCCTGCTGGCTCACATGTTTGAGGGTGTCGAAATGCAGCCCGACTATATGCAGGAAACCATGAAAAACATGTATAAGGTTTGGCAGCGTCCGGTGAATGTGGCGACCGTTTTGGACAATGAAAGACGGATTGTCTCTTTCGACGGCAGGGATTTTAAGTCGATTTTGTTGTCCGACCTTCCGGTCGGCGAAGCCAACGAAGAAGAGAAAAAGGCCTAGCTATTCTTCATCTCCATCATCGTCTTCATCAGCAGAGGATCCGGCGCGAGCAAGGCGTTCAATATCCTCTGGACGATCGGCCTCAATGCGTACCAGCCATCCATCTCCGTAACAGTCTTCAAGGATGAGATCCGGGTTTTCGACAACGGCCTCATTGATTTCCACGATGCTGCCGCTAATGGGAGAGTAAATATTCATTGGGCCCTGGTCAGTCTCAAGTTCGCCACAGACCTCATCGCCTGAAACCTCTTCGCCCTCAGAAGGCAAATTGGCGCTCATAATCTCACTGAACTCATCGAGCCCGTCTTCATTAATCCCTATGGTGATCAAACCGTCATCATCTGATTGAACCCACTCATACCCCATATAGGTGATTAAATCGTCCATCCGTCCATCCTGGGTAAAGGCATCTTGGCCATATTGGATTAAGGGTATAACAGAGGGGGATCAATGTGCAAAAAAAAAGCCGACCCTTCGGTCGGCTTTTTGCCCTACATTTGGCAATGCATTACAGATCGTAATACAAGTAGAACTCAAAAGGAGAGGGGCGTTGGAATGTGGGAATGATTTCCCTCTCATATTTATAGTCGATCCAAGCGCGAATGAAGTCCTTGCTGAACACATCGCCCTTGAGAAGGAACTCATGATTCTCTTCAAGAGCCGATAGTGCCCGGTCAAGAGTCGCAGGCACACTTGGTACTTTTGCCGCTTCCTCTGGAGGTAGCCCATAAATGTCCTTCTCCAAGGGGTCACCGGGGTGGATCTTGTTAAGAACTCCATCGAGGCCGGCCATAAGAATTGCGGCCAAAGCCAAATACACATTACTACTTGGGTCTGGAGTCCTAAACTCAAGACGCTTGGCCTTGGGGTTCGGGCCCGAGTTTGGAATACGAATGGCAGCCGAACGGTTGCGGAAGCTATAGGCCAACTTAATTGGTGCTTCGAATCCGGGAACCAGTCGCTTATAGGAGTTTGTCGTGGGATTGGTGAAAGCACACAGGGCCGGGGCGTGCTTGAGAATTCCACCAATGAAGTGAAGACCCATTTCACTCAGTCCAGCATACTTGTCACCCGCGAAGAGCGGCTCGCCGTCTTTCCATAGTGAAACGTGAGTGTGCATTCCAGATCCGTTGTCGCCAAAGATTGGCTTAGGCATAAAGGTCGCAGACTTGCCGTGCCGACGGGCAACGTTTTTCACAATGTATTTAAACCACTGCATCTTATCGGCCATTTCAATCATTGAGTCGAAGCGGATATCGATTTCGCCCTGACCAGCAGTCGCCACTTCGTGGTGCTGACGCTCGACAATCATTCCACAGCGCTCGAGCTCAAGACAAATTTCAGTGCGAAGATCATGGTGAGAATCAGAGGGAAGGGCTGGAAAATAGCCTTCCTTGTGACGTGGCTTGTAACCCAGATTGCGCCCCTCATCGCGACCACTATTCCAAGAGGCCTCGTCAGAATCGACCTGGTAAAAACCGCCAAATGCCGTCTGCTCGTAGCGAACATCGTCAAAGATGAAGAACTCAGCTTCTGGTCCGAAGTAGGCCGTGTCAGCCAGACCCGTGGACAAGAGGTAAGCGTTCGCCCGCTTAATCAGGTTACGAGGGTCGCGGTCGTAGGCCTCACCAGTGTCAGGTATTACCACATCACAAGTCAGTGACAGAGTGGGAATTTCCATAAAGGGATCGACCAGGGCTGTCTTAGGGTCGGGCTTCACAAGCATATCTGATTCATGAATACTTTTCCAACCGCGGATAGAGCTTCCATCAAAACCGAGACCGTCTTCAAAGGTCTCCACGGTCAGTTCACTCAAGGGAATCGTGAAGTGTTGCCACATGCCGGGCAGATCAGTAAATTTGAAATCCACCATTTTGCATCCGCGCTCTTTCGCGAACTTTATGACCTCATCGGGTTTCATTTGGGCTCCTTTTATTTATATAGTTGCTGGGTTGTTGGTTGGCTTTAAATCCATTTTCTTACACATCTATTATATTGCGTCCTCGTCCCGCTCTCCGGTTCGGATCCGCATTGCATTCTCAACAGGTATGACAAATACTTTGCCATCACCAATTTTTCCGGTGTGTGCCGCCTTTTGAATGGCTTCAACAGCGGGCTCGACCAGAGCATCATTCAGCACGATTTCAAGTTTTACTTTGGGAAGAAAATCGACGACGTATTCAGCGCCTTTATAAATCTCGGTGCGACCTTTTTGGCGACCAAACCCTTTAATTTCAGTGACAGAGACCCCTTCAACTCCAAGCTCTGAAAGAGCTTCTACTACATCGTCTAGCTTAAAAGGCTTGATGATGGCCTCTATCTTCTTCATTAATCTCTCTTGGGCCGGTTTGGGGAAACATACCAAATATTGGGCTCTAGTCAATTTGAATCTAGGAACACTAGATAAACCATTAAATTTCGGACCAAGCAAAAAACGCGGCTCGGAAAAAAATCCGAAGCCAGGATTGATCGTTGCAGTTGGGACCCAAGGGGTGTTATGTAGCCCCCCTCACTATCGATCAGAGGTCAGTCAGGGGATGGGCTGGCAAAACAGGGAAAAATGGTAATCGCTCTAATTGGCCAACCGGGGAGGGTTCGTGTCCAATACCGTCAGTATTTTCGTTTACGGTTCCTTTTGTGAAGGCATGGTCCACTATGATCGGGTGGCCAAATATGTGAAATCCTGCAATCCTGCACGCGCTCGCGGCACTGCCTATAGGCTGCCCGTGGGCTATCCGGTGTTTTTAGATGAGGGGCAGGACGAGGTCGATGGTCAGGTATTGGAGCTGGAAGCCCCTTCAGTGCTGTTTACTTTGCTGGATGAGTTTCACGGAGTCATGCCGACCCATCCAGCAAAGAGCCTCTTTTTTAAAAAGGAAATTGAGGCCGAGGTGGAGGGCACTGTCAAAAGGGTTTTCACCTACGTGGTGAATCCGGCTAAGCTTCCGCGAAACTGTAAGCCGATCGACAATGGAGATTGGCGATCAGAGCTGGACAAGGATCCGGCGGTGACGACCACCTTGACGGATCGGCAGGCTGAGTACGTTCGCCGTCTTGGTTCTTCGACCGGGCGGGAAATCGTTCCTATCAACCTTGAGCTCTATCGCGAGCTGATGAAGCTTGATCTAATTGTCGATAAAGGACGGCGGTTGGCCCTGAGTAAACTGGGGCGTGAGGTCTTCCGCTATATGAGCTAAGGGCCGTGGGTTCGATGAAATACCCAGAATTGCTCTACAATGTCGTGCTCATCGAACCTGAAATTCCTCAGAATACCGGAAACATTGGTCGAACTTGCGTTGGGGCTCACTCCATTTTGCACCTAGTGGGTCCTATTGGCTTTGAAATCTCTGACCGTCAACTGAAGCGGGCAGGGCTTGATTATTGGCCACACCTGGAGCTTCGCCAATATGAGAATTGGGACCAGTGGTGGTCTCAGGTTGAAGACCCGTCCCGAGTCTTTTTTTTCTCCACCAAATCGGAAAAACCACTCTATCAGGCCGACCTGCAGCCGGGGGATTGGTTGGTCTTTGGCCGTGAGACCAAGGGCCTCAGGGAAGAAATTATTGAAAAGTTTTCCTCTCAAACCTATCGCGTTCCCATGCGAGGGCCCATTCGTAGCCTCAATTTGGCCACTGCGGTCGCCGTGGTCCTCTATGAGGGCATCAGGCAAATAGAATCAGGCCCATAGGCTGGTCATAGCTGAGCCTATCTGCTATGAATGACCCACAGTGTAGGCCAGGCCTCAAAGATGCCTTTTGGCAGCTTGCCAAGCCCCCCTCTCGTTCACATAATGGTAGGGATTGTGCTCAGCCCTTTCAGGAAAAGACTATGATTTCAAAGACTTTAGCGAAAATTTTCGGCACCAAACATGATCGCGACATGAAGCGCCTTCAGCCCCTGGTGAATCACATCAACAGCTTCGAAGAGCGATTTAAGGCGATGTCGGATGACGAGCTGAAGGCAATGACTCCTGCTTTCCGGCAGAGGCTGGAAAATGGAGAACCTATTGATGACCTTCTTCCTGAAGCCTTTGCGGTTTGCCGGGAAGGAGCGTGGCGGGTCCTGGGGATGCGCCACTACGACGTTCAGATGATCGGGGGGATGACTCTCCATCGTGGGCAAATTGCCGAGATGAAGACTGGGGAAGGTAAGACTCTGGTTGCGACCTTGCCGGTCTATTTGAATGGCCTGACGGGTAAGGGTGTTCACGTGGTGACCGTAAACGACTACCTTGCGACTCGTGACGAGGAGTGGATGGGTCGCCTTTACAAGTGGTTGGGTCTAACTACAGGGACGATTGTACACGACCTCAATGATCGACAGAGGCAACAGAATTACGGGGCCGACATCACCTACGGCACGAATAACGAATTTGGTTTCGATTACCTGCGCGACAATATGAAATTTGACCTACGCGACTACGTCCAGCGACCCTTGAACTACGCCATCGTCGATGAATGTGACTCAATCCTAATTGATGAAGCCCGGACGCCTCTAATTATTTCCGGCCCCTCAGAAGATTCCACAGACAAGTACTACGAGATCAATAAAATCATTCCTCACCTGCAACGCGAACTTCACTTTACCATGGAGGAAAAGTCGAAGACAGCCTCTCTGACTGAAGAAGGAAACTCTAAAGTTGAAGAGATGATGGGTATTGAAAACCTCTATGATCCCCGCCACATAGCCATCCTTCACCATATCTACCAGGGTTTGAAGGCGCACTACCTGTACAAACGGGACGTGGACTACATGGTCAAAGACGGCGAGGTGATGATTGTCGATGAGTTTACGGGCCGACTCATGCCGGGGCGTCGCTGGAGTGATGGTTTGCACCAGGCGATTGAGGCCAAAGAAGGGGTAAAGGTTAAGAGTGAGAACCAAACCCTGGCGACAATCACCTTTCAAAACTATTTCCGAATGTACAACAAGCTGGCCGGCATGACGGGTACAGCAGAAACTGAAGCCGTTGAGTTTAAAAAGATTTACGATCTTGATGTCGCAGTAATTCCAACCAACAAGCCCATTCGCCGCAAGGATGAAGACGATGTGGTCTATAAGACCGAGAGGGCGAAATTTAAGGCCATCGCCGAGGACATCAAGGAAAGAAATCAAAAGGGACAGCCTGTCCTGGTTGGTACGGTGAGTATCGAGAAGTCCGAACTTCTCAGTAATCATTTGCGCAATCTGGGTGTGACTCACAATGTTCTCAATGCAAAACACCATGAGCGTGAGGCTGAGATTGTTGCCCAGGCGGGACGAAAAGGATCCATCACCATCGCTACTAATATGGCTGGCCGGGGAACCGACATCGTTCTGGGTGGAAATGCGGAATTCATGGCGAGGCAGGTGAGCCCAGAAGAGGAGTCGGATCAATACAAGGAGGCTCTGCGAAGATCTGCTGAGCAATGCAAGAAAGAGAAGGAAGAGGTTCTGACCGCAGGCGGCCTTTATATTGTGGGCACTGAACGGCATGAGTCCCGTCGAATCGATAACCAGTTGCGAGGTCGATCTGGTCGTCAGGGTGATCCCGGTGAGTCTCGATTTTACTTGTCCCTGGAGGACAATCTCATGCGCATTTTCAATGGAGAGAGGATTCAGAAAATCATGAATACTCTCAAAGTTCCTGAGGACGAGCCCATTATGGCGGGTATGGTGACTCGGGCGATTGAGGGCGCCCAGCGTAAAGTTGAGGGCCACAACTTTGATATTCGAAAACATTTGTTGGATTACGACGATGTGATGAACAAGCAACGGACGGCTATTTACTCTCAAAGGCGTCTACTTTTGGGCGGAGAGGGCATTGAGCGTTCGATTTTGGATTATTTGGGAGAGGTGACCTCGCGAATTCTTGATACCTTTGCAAATGAGACGGTGAAGCAAAAGGATTGGGATCTGGAGGGCATGAATACAGCTCTCCGGCAGCAGTTTGGCTTGACCATTCAGTTTCCGGACATCACTGAGGTCTCCGGTGACAAGCTTACAGAAATCGTCAGCGCGGCCGTGAAAGAGATTTATGACCGGCAGAAAAACTCACTGGGACAATTCTTTGAGCAGATTGCCAAGATGGTTCTTCTCCAGACCATTGATCATAAATGGAAAGAGCATCTGCAGAGGATTGACCATCTCAAAGAGGGGATCAGTCTGAGGGCCTACGCTCAGAAGGACCCTGTCATTGAGTACAAGAAAGAGGCTTTCCGGGCGTTCGAAGAGATGAATCAGATTATTCAGTCAGAGACTATTGAAAAGCTACTCAAGGTGCAAATTGTGGCCCCGGAGCAGGCAGCTGAAGAAATGCAAGAGGAGCATGCTCGTGAATTGGACGACAGTGCCTTTGATTATGAAGGGGCAGACGAAAGTCAGTCTGGCTTTTTTGAGGACGCGGGATTACCGCTAGCCAATGCTCCAACAAGGCCTTCCCAACAGGAATCCCAGGAAATGTTCTTGTCCAGAGGTCCAGGTCCAGGTGATTCCTCCAAGCTTAATCGGGCTCAGCGCCGACAAATGGAAAAGAAGAAAAAGAAGAAGCTTAAAATCTAGGGTCATTGTTTGATAAAATGAAATCAACGGCCCTCGTTGCTGAGGGTTCGAGCCAGGAGCATGGATGACCCCGGTTTGTCCCGTGTGCCAGAGTCAAATCGCAGACGACTTTGGCCTGATCAATTGCCCCAGCTGTGGGGCCTCCCTATTTATTGAAATGGACGGACAGGTTCGTGCTTACGAGACTAATGCCATCGATAGTGACGAGCCCCCGGCCGGAATTCAAGGAATTGGAAGTGATCCCGTCCCGGATGTTGCCAATGAAGGCGAAGATGAGGGCGTTGGAATTGAGATGGAGTGGGATGATCAGGCCGTCCGTGGCGGGCGGGGTGGGGGCGAGCAGGATCAGGTGCCATCAGAAAGCCGTGCCGTGTTGGCCTCAATGGAAAACTGGGACTCGGTGCCCGCAGTCGATATCCAGGGTGAATCAGATGGGCTGGAGATGGATGATGACTCCGAGGCCGAAAATAACCCGCCTTTGGAGTCGCCAGTGGGGGATTATGCCGAAGGGGACAACACGGAGATGCTCGCTGGCGAGGATCAAGTTCCTACGGTTGGACTGCAAGAATTTCCAGAAGACGACGAGCCACCGCCGGTCTTGGATGACGGTGGCGTCTCAGATTTTGATGAGTTATCAGGCGTCAGCAATGAGATAGGAATGGCGGCGACGGAGTACGTCCCTGAAAGTGGAGGTGTCGGCCTAGAGGACATGTCGAACCTCTCCGACTTTGGTAACTCTGAGCAATCGGTTGGGCAGTCCGGTCCCCTTAGAGTCAGAGTGCGCATGGAGGGGATCGATAGCCCAGAATTGAGGGAGGACCTTCGTGACGCCCTGACCGATAAGAAGTTTCTCTGGGATACAGAGGAACTGATGCGATCTATCGATGGCGGGGTTTTGATCATCGACAATGCAACTCCGCTGAAAGCTGCGATATTGATTGAGCGAGTTAAGTCTCTACCCCTAGAGATTACGTGGGAACAATTTGCCATCACTCAGCCATAGAGGTGGGAATGGAAT from Pseudobdellovibrionaceae bacterium encodes the following:
- a CDS encoding DUF444 family protein — its product is MGIQEDNNRFRDIVRGRIKQNFKKYVTHGEMIGRREKEFVKIPIPSIDIPRFKYGPKQQGGVGQGQGQAGDAVDGDQAGQGQAGESPGDHFLEVDVTIDELADILGEELALPRIEPKGNKNTDVTSLKYTGRSPVGPEGLRHFKASYKEALKRSMASGTYDPDEPFVVPIRRDMRYKTFRKVVKPQANAVVIYMMDVSGSMGDEQKEIVRMESFWINAWLKRNYKGLETRFIIHDAAAKEVDEKTFFSTSESGGTLISSAYKLCQKIIEEDYPINEWNIYPFHFSDGDNWSGEDTRMCLNLLQKFYFPRVNMFGYGQVESKYGSGQFLKDLEKTFPSEDRLVISKIENKDKILMSIKDFLGKGK
- a CDS encoding gamma-glutamylcyclotransferase — translated: MVHYDRVAKYVKSCNPARARGTAYRLPVGYPVFLDEGQDEVDGQVLELEAPSVLFTLLDEFHGVMPTHPAKSLFFKKEIEAEVEGTVKRVFTYVVNPAKLPRNCKPIDNGDWRSELDKDPAVTTTLTDRQAEYVRRLGSSTGREIVPINLELYRELMKLDLIVDKGRRLALSKLGREVFRYMS
- the glnA gene encoding type I glutamate--ammonia ligase, translated to MKPDEVIKFAKERGCKMVDFKFTDLPGMWQHFTIPLSELTVETFEDGLGFDGSSIRGWKSIHESDMLVKPDPKTALVDPFMEIPTLSLTCDVVIPDTGEAYDRDPRNLIKRANAYLLSTGLADTAYFGPEAEFFIFDDVRYEQTAFGGFYQVDSDEASWNSGRDEGRNLGYKPRHKEGYFPALPSDSHHDLRTEICLELERCGMIVERQHHEVATAGQGEIDIRFDSMIEMADKMQWFKYIVKNVARRHGKSATFMPKPIFGDNGSGMHTHVSLWKDGEPLFAGDKYAGLSEMGLHFIGGILKHAPALCAFTNPTTNSYKRLVPGFEAPIKLAYSFRNRSAAIRIPNSGPNPKAKRLEFRTPDPSSNVYLALAAILMAGLDGVLNKIHPGDPLEKDIYGLPPEEAAKVPSVPATLDRALSALEENHEFLLKGDVFSKDFIRAWIDYKYEREIIPTFQRPSPFEFYLYYDL
- a CDS encoding tRNA (cytidine(34)-2'-O)-methyltransferase — its product is MKYPELLYNVVLIEPEIPQNTGNIGRTCVGAHSILHLVGPIGFEISDRQLKRAGLDYWPHLELRQYENWDQWWSQVEDPSRVFFFSTKSEKPLYQADLQPGDWLVFGRETKGLREEIIEKFSSQTYRVPMRGPIRSLNLATAVAVVLYEGIRQIESGP
- a CDS encoding glycine cleavage system protein H, whose protein sequence is MDDLITYMGYEWVQSDDDGLITIGINEDGLDEFSEIMSANLPSEGEEVSGDEVCGELETDQGPMNIYSPISGSIVEINEAVVENPDLILEDCYGDGWLVRIEADRPEDIERLARAGSSADEDDDGDEE
- a CDS encoding SpoVR family protein; the encoded protein is MGNLTSELERERVKICRLAKEVGLDCFETIFEMVNYKEMNQIAAYGGFPVRYPHWRFGMEYEQLSKSYEYGLSKIYELVINNDPCYAYLMEGNEFVDQKLVMAHVYGHCDFFKNNQWFSPTNRKMMDAMANHGTRIRRYMDRYGVEVVEDFIDVCLSLENLIDRHSPYVMDASKPVEKDPDAPEIEKTSGFRLRVHRDYMEKFINPPEVIAEAKAKAAEREQFERRHFPPEPARDVLKFLMSYAPLESWQQDVMSIIREEAYYFAPQGMTKIMNEGWASYWHSKLMTEKIATAAEIVDFADRHSGTMAMSPSGFNPYKVGIELFRDIESRWDKGRYGKEWEECQDMSARKAWDTGEKRGRDKIFEVRRNYNDVTFIDEYLTEEFCVQNRMFVYKFNKRTGQFEVDTRDFKAIKAKFLFQLTNFGQPIINVIDANFENRGELLLAHMFEGVEMQPDYMQETMKNMYKVWQRPVNVATVLDNERRIVSFDGRDFKSILLSDLPVGEANEEEKKA
- a CDS encoding P-II family nitrogen regulator, with translation MKKIEAIIKPFKLDDVVEALSELGVEGVSVTEIKGFGRQKGRTEIYKGAEYVVDFLPKVKLEIVLNDALVEPAVEAIQKAAHTGKIGDGKVFVIPVENAMRIRTGERDEDAI
- the secA gene encoding preprotein translocase subunit SecA translates to MISKTLAKIFGTKHDRDMKRLQPLVNHINSFEERFKAMSDDELKAMTPAFRQRLENGEPIDDLLPEAFAVCREGAWRVLGMRHYDVQMIGGMTLHRGQIAEMKTGEGKTLVATLPVYLNGLTGKGVHVVTVNDYLATRDEEWMGRLYKWLGLTTGTIVHDLNDRQRQQNYGADITYGTNNEFGFDYLRDNMKFDLRDYVQRPLNYAIVDECDSILIDEARTPLIISGPSEDSTDKYYEINKIIPHLQRELHFTMEEKSKTASLTEEGNSKVEEMMGIENLYDPRHIAILHHIYQGLKAHYLYKRDVDYMVKDGEVMIVDEFTGRLMPGRRWSDGLHQAIEAKEGVKVKSENQTLATITFQNYFRMYNKLAGMTGTAETEAVEFKKIYDLDVAVIPTNKPIRRKDEDDVVYKTERAKFKAIAEDIKERNQKGQPVLVGTVSIEKSELLSNHLRNLGVTHNVLNAKHHEREAEIVAQAGRKGSITIATNMAGRGTDIVLGGNAEFMARQVSPEEESDQYKEALRRSAEQCKKEKEEVLTAGGLYIVGTERHESRRIDNQLRGRSGRQGDPGESRFYLSLEDNLMRIFNGERIQKIMNTLKVPEDEPIMAGMVTRAIEGAQRKVEGHNFDIRKHLLDYDDVMNKQRTAIYSQRRLLLGGEGIERSILDYLGEVTSRILDTFANETVKQKDWDLEGMNTALRQQFGLTIQFPDITEVSGDKLTEIVSAAVKEIYDRQKNSLGQFFEQIAKMVLLQTIDHKWKEHLQRIDHLKEGISLRAYAQKDPVIEYKKEAFRAFEEMNQIIQSETIEKLLKVQIVAPEQAAEEMQEEHARELDDSAFDYEGADESQSGFFEDAGLPLANAPTRPSQQESQEMFLSRGPGPGDSSKLNRAQRRQMEKKKKKKLKI